A part of Bufo bufo chromosome 7, aBufBuf1.1, whole genome shotgun sequence genomic DNA contains:
- the SP5 gene encoding transcription factor Sp5 translates to MAAVAVLRNDSLQAFLQDRTPSVSPDVPKHSPLALLAATCSRIGQPGSGADFIQVSYDPTIGSPSRIFHPWTSDISSHSPGGIQPHNNLGLTAPKNQLPSHIQSTFVTHELPLTPPADPSYPYEFSPVKMLPSPMAAFQSSACQSTYVPSVPYPPAAPIASAIHGFVPGHSSLIHQQPRQLSPNPAEDIPWWSIQQSTPVTHPSQISHAHHRFPIQRSFVLGHSDFAQYQTQIAALLQTKSPLATARRCRRCRCPNCQTSSGPDEPGKKKQHICHIPGCGKVYGKTSHLKAHLRWHSGERPFICNWLFCGKSFTRSDELQRHLRTHTGEKRFVCSECGKRFMRSDHLAKHVKTHQSKKIKGVERTVKQEQSRDH, encoded by the exons ATGGCTGCAGTAGCTGTACTGAGGAACGACTCACTCCAGGCATTCCTACAG GACAGGACACCCAGTGTCTCACCAGATGTCCCGAAACATTCTCCACTGGCTCTACTGGCGGCTACATGTAGTCGAATAGGTCAACCAGGAAGTGGTGCGGACTTTATTCAGGTTTCTTATGATCCAACCATTGGGTCTCCATCAAGGATTTTCCATCCATGGACTAGTGACATTTCTTCACACTCTCCAGGTGGCATTCAGCCACATAACAACCTAGGGCTTACTGCCCCCAAAAATCAACTCCCATCTCACATCCAGTCTACATTTGTTACTCATGAACTACCACTGACTCCCCCTGCCGACCCTTCCTACCCATACGAATTTTCCCCTGTGAAAATGTTACCTTCCCCTATGGCGGCTTTTCAGTCATCTGCTTGCCAATCGACCTATGTACCTTCTGTTCCTTATCCTCCTGCTGCACCTATCGCTTCTGCAATCCATGGATTTGTACCAGGTCATTCAAGCCTGATACATCAGCAACCAAGGCAACTGTCCCCCAATCCAGCAGAAGATATCCCATGGTGGAGCATTCAACAATCTACCCCAGTCACCCACCCATCTCAAATTTCTCATGCTCATCACCGGTTTCCTATCCAGAGAAGTTTCGTTCTTGGACATTCAGACTTTGCACAATACCAGACTCAAATTGCTGCTCTTCTGCAGACCAAATCCCCACTGGCCACTGCCAGAAGATGTAGAAGATGTAGATGCCCCAACTGCCAAACCTCCAGTGGTCCAGATGAGCCTGGAAAGAAGAAACAGCACATCTGTCACATCCCAGGTTGTGGAAAGGTGTATGGTAAAACCTCCCACCTAAAGGCCCATCTAAGGTGGCACTCAGGAGAGAGACCCTTTATTTGTAACTGGTTGTTCTGTGGCAAAAGTTTCACCAGATCTGATGAACTACAAAGGCACTTACGGACTCATACTGGAGAAAAGAGGTTTGTCTGTTCTGAATGTGGAAAAAGATTCATGAGAAGCGATCATCTGGCCAAACATGTGAAAACCCATCAAAGTAAGAAGATCAAAGGGGTTGAGAGGACAGTTAAACAAGAGCAAAGCAGAGACCACTAG